One region of Lathamus discolor isolate bLatDis1 chromosome 2, bLatDis1.hap1, whole genome shotgun sequence genomic DNA includes:
- the YAE1 gene encoding protein YAE1 homolog isoform X2: MRKGFTTELLYSPRKSLLHEGYRDGIEAGKELALQEGFNQGYRRGAELMVTCGQFRGTLNALLSWCHFNGHDSALSEINNLLDAVGKHEEDVLKYLSSTEQQPHLGHILDSVQDMDLNHTASAGTEYNEVQAEKHADGGSSGENTCRSNGDVGSLQSECSKAKLCTDPEKSTLAWVKKQTIWLIEQLGLSLDIFHHVQHLEH, translated from the exons ATGAGGAAGGGTTTTACAACAGAGCTGTTGTATTCTCCAAGGAAAAGTCTCCTGCAT GAAGGCTATAGGGATGGAATTGAGGCTGGGAAAGAACTTGCACTCCAGGAAGGCTTTAATCAAGGTTACAGACGTGGTGCTGAGCTGATGGTTACATGTGGCCAGTTCCGAGGAACCCTGAA TGCTCTCTTATCCTGGTGTCATTTTAATGGACATGATTCTGCTTTAAGCGAGATAAATAATCTTCTTGATGCAGTTGGAAAGCATGAAGAAGATGTGCTGAAGTACCTGAGCTCTACTGAACAACAGCCACATCTTGGACACATTTTAGATTCTGTTCAGGACATGGACCTTAATCACACAGCTTCTGCTGGGACAGAATACAATGAAGTTCAAGCTGAAAAACATGCAGATGGTGGCAGCTCTGGTGAGAACACTTGTAGAAGTAATGGTGACGTTGGTTCCTTGCAGTCTGAATGCAGCAAGGCAAAACTCTGCACGGATCCTGAAAAGTCAACCCTTGCTTGGGTTAAAAAGCAGACTATTTGGCTAATAGAGCAACTGGGCTTATCACTGGATATATTTCATCATGTCCAGCATCTGGAACATTAG
- the YAE1 gene encoding protein YAE1 homolog isoform X1 yields the protein MAWVQAAVGRSSEDVFDEDADEMYLLQKEWNSTMKKRLKEGYRDGIEAGKELALQEGFNQGYRRGAELMVTCGQFRGTLNALLSWCHFNGHDSALSEINNLLDAVGKHEEDVLKYLSSTEQQPHLGHILDSVQDMDLNHTASAGTEYNEVQAEKHADGGSSGENTCRSNGDVGSLQSECSKAKLCTDPEKSTLAWVKKQTIWLIEQLGLSLDIFHHVQHLEH from the exons ATGGCCTGGGTACAAGCTGCAGTTGGCCGATCCAGTGAGGATGTATTTGATGAAGATGCAGATGAGATGTATTTACTACAGAAAGAATGGAATAGCACCATGAAAAAAAGATTGAAG GAAGGCTATAGGGATGGAATTGAGGCTGGGAAAGAACTTGCACTCCAGGAAGGCTTTAATCAAGGTTACAGACGTGGTGCTGAGCTGATGGTTACATGTGGCCAGTTCCGAGGAACCCTGAA TGCTCTCTTATCCTGGTGTCATTTTAATGGACATGATTCTGCTTTAAGCGAGATAAATAATCTTCTTGATGCAGTTGGAAAGCATGAAGAAGATGTGCTGAAGTACCTGAGCTCTACTGAACAACAGCCACATCTTGGACACATTTTAGATTCTGTTCAGGACATGGACCTTAATCACACAGCTTCTGCTGGGACAGAATACAATGAAGTTCAAGCTGAAAAACATGCAGATGGTGGCAGCTCTGGTGAGAACACTTGTAGAAGTAATGGTGACGTTGGTTCCTTGCAGTCTGAATGCAGCAAGGCAAAACTCTGCACGGATCCTGAAAAGTCAACCCTTGCTTGGGTTAAAAAGCAGACTATTTGGCTAATAGAGCAACTGGGCTTATCACTGGATATATTTCATCATGTCCAGCATCTGGAACATTAG